In Humulus lupulus chromosome 7, drHumLupu1.1, whole genome shotgun sequence, the following are encoded in one genomic region:
- the LOC133792538 gene encoding uncharacterized protein LOC133792538, producing the protein MTSNIAELLNAAIVTTREVPITTLLECLRGLLQDWTYTNRKLAQKTMIRLTPAAEQSLTNNFICSLRLAVKPANEYLFEVFKENKSWIVNLKERICTCNRFQKEEMSCGHALAVMKEMNIDPYDYCSHYYTTKVWLETYDATVYLVGKQKHWELPNFFKDIIVLPPFERVKNGRPKKRRIIATWETKKKNKCSKCGQRDYNRKTCRTRPPRS; encoded by the exons ATGACTTCCAATATTGCTGAGTTACTTAACGCAGCCATCGTGACAACTAGAGAAGTACCTATCACAACACTTTTGGAGTGTTTGCGTGGATTACTCCAAGATTGGACATACACTAATAGGAAACTAGCTCAAAAAACAATGATAAGATTGACACCGGCTGCAGAACAATCACTCACCAACAACTTCATATGCTCTTTGAGATTAGCT GTAAAGCCAGCAAATGAATATCTATTTGAGGTATTTAAAGAAAATAAGTCATGGATTGTAAATCTCAAAGAACGAATTTGCACTTGCAATAGATTTCAGAAGGAAGAAATGTCATGTGGTCATGCTCTTGCTGTGATGAAGGAGATGAACATAGACCCCTACGATTATTGTTCACATTACTACACAACAAAAGTATGGTTAGAAACATACGATGCAACTGTGTATCTAGTAGGGAAACAAAAACATTGGGAATTACCAAACTTTTTCAAAGACATCATAGTGTTGCCTCCATTTGAAAGAGTGAAGAATGGAAGACCAAAGAAAAGAAGAATTATAGCTACTTGGGAAACTAAAAAGAAGAACAAGTGCAGCAAGTGTGGACAAAGAGATTATAATAGGAAGACATGTCGAACCCGACCACCAAGAAGTTGA